One Kineococcus aurantiacus genomic window carries:
- a CDS encoding cellulose-binding protein has product MSTDSHDAFSIVVRGYERSQVDARLKHLEEAVAEARARVAQRDHELRQAEEKLADAHKELREHEKPSYAGLGARMEKLLRLAEDQSSEILRSARRDADRLREEARAEASATRAQADEDARRRTGEASRDAEEIVSRAKHQADGMVDAAQRTAAELTAAAHRQADQLLASAQHESAESIAATERQVAALRTQAEREVIELRSSTDARVREQELALAAAREQAAEEDRQRLEVAAARTAARIAEAEQRAAEAEERAREAVEAAEAIRADAIAQAALRAETARRESDELLSDARARAQAMVETAREQAERSRAGAQSEVDELMSQRDQITDQLDDLRGLLGLAPKLPARPVEEVLDVREGQPVEQAG; this is encoded by the coding sequence GTGTCCACCGACTCCCACGACGCGTTCAGCATCGTCGTCCGCGGCTACGAACGCAGCCAGGTCGACGCGCGCCTCAAGCACCTCGAGGAGGCCGTCGCCGAGGCCCGCGCCCGCGTCGCCCAGCGCGACCACGAGCTGCGCCAGGCCGAGGAGAAGCTCGCCGACGCGCACAAGGAGCTGCGCGAGCACGAGAAGCCCTCCTACGCCGGCCTCGGGGCCCGCATGGAGAAGCTGCTGCGCCTGGCCGAGGACCAGTCCTCGGAGATCCTGCGCTCGGCCCGCCGCGACGCCGACCGGCTGCGCGAGGAGGCCCGCGCGGAGGCCTCGGCGACCCGCGCCCAGGCCGACGAGGACGCCCGCCGCCGCACGGGCGAGGCCAGCCGCGACGCCGAGGAGATCGTCTCGCGGGCCAAGCACCAGGCCGACGGGATGGTCGACGCCGCCCAGCGGACCGCGGCCGAGCTGACCGCCGCCGCCCACCGGCAGGCCGACCAGCTCCTGGCCTCCGCCCAGCACGAGAGCGCCGAGTCGATCGCCGCGACCGAGCGGCAGGTGGCGGCGCTGCGCACGCAGGCCGAGCGCGAGGTCATCGAGCTGCGCTCGTCCACCGACGCCCGCGTCCGCGAGCAGGAGCTGGCCCTGGCCGCCGCCCGCGAGCAGGCCGCCGAGGAGGACCGGCAGCGCCTGGAGGTCGCCGCGGCCCGCACGGCGGCCCGCATCGCCGAGGCCGAGCAGCGCGCCGCCGAGGCCGAGGAACGCGCCCGGGAGGCCGTGGAGGCCGCGGAGGCCATCCGCGCCGACGCCATCGCCCAGGCCGCGCTGCGGGCCGAGACCGCGCGCCGGGAGTCCGACGAGCTGCTGTCCGACGCCCGGGCCCGCGCGCAGGCCATGGTGGAGACCGCGCGCGAGCAGGCCGAGCGCTCGCGGGCCGGTGCCCAGTCCGAGGTCGACGAGCTGATGTCGCAGCGCGACCAGATCACCGACCAGCTCGACGACCTGCGCGGGCTGCTGGGCCTGGCGCCGAAGCTGCCGGCCCGCCCGGTGGAGGAGGTCCTCGACGTGCGCGAGGGCCAGCCGGTCGAGCAGGCCGGCTAG